In Candidatus Defluviibacterium haderslevense, the following are encoded in one genomic region:
- a CDS encoding T9SS type A sorting domain-containing protein has protein sequence MKLLTTSVVLFFSFIYCTYAQSLKQVLILNEGSFDFVNNKIIVPVSVGSYDPTSKQYTTLFDIPNARFASDIKLDGSTFWVTADQYLNQYQLSDNKLIRSKIVEGVRKVEFYQDYVIVTKGEYNKTLDSYVQILNKSDLSVAFSIPSSIQPFTTENISIHNDKAYVAVNNGFVFGEEVGKLLVIDLKTLSLESTIELGIDGKNPENLMVANNTLYSLNNKNYTGSSISKITIDQTQNVTTTNLPGVSSLCGTSALVDQAIIYQESGKTVVGSYSLTDDQTKTLKDFGKSFYGLTYDPKSGYLYGGETDFFSYGQVFIYDRQYELVNQFSTSISPGYFVFDYSLSSGSHSGDNTTFNVYPNPAGDMIQLNFIPVDSKIILTDVLGHKIILPATSQQINIKHIQSGLFQMQAKSETGLVLKTLVKI, from the coding sequence ATGAAATTATTAACTACAAGTGTTGTTTTGTTTTTTTCGTTTATCTATTGCACTTACGCACAATCGTTAAAACAAGTACTCATACTTAATGAAGGTTCTTTCGATTTTGTAAACAATAAAATCATTGTTCCGGTTTCCGTTGGTTCATACGATCCAACAAGTAAACAATATACGACCTTATTTGACATTCCAAATGCACGATTTGCATCTGATATTAAATTAGATGGTTCGACATTTTGGGTGACTGCTGATCAATATTTAAATCAATATCAACTTAGCGACAACAAGCTTATTAGATCAAAAATTGTAGAAGGCGTACGTAAGGTAGAATTCTATCAGGACTATGTGATCGTCACCAAAGGAGAATATAATAAGACCTTGGATTCATATGTTCAAATTTTAAATAAATCAGATTTAAGTGTTGCTTTTAGCATACCTTCATCTATTCAGCCTTTCACCACGGAAAATATTAGTATCCATAATGATAAAGCGTATGTAGCCGTAAATAATGGTTTCGTGTTCGGTGAAGAAGTTGGAAAATTACTGGTCATTGATCTCAAAACTTTAAGTTTAGAATCAACCATTGAATTAGGAATCGATGGAAAAAATCCGGAGAATCTAATGGTGGCCAATAACACATTGTATAGTTTGAATAATAAAAATTACACAGGAAGTTCAATATCTAAAATTACAATCGACCAAACCCAAAATGTTACTACTACCAATTTACCAGGTGTGAGTTCCCTATGCGGTACTTCAGCATTGGTAGACCAAGCTATTATCTATCAGGAAAGTGGTAAGACCGTAGTAGGCAGTTATAGTCTCACTGATGATCAAACCAAAACATTAAAGGATTTTGGTAAGAGTTTTTATGGACTAACTTATGATCCTAAATCGGGATACTTGTATGGTGGTGAAACAGATTTCTTCTCTTATGGCCAAGTATTTATTTATGACCGACAATATGAACTTGTAAATCAATTTTCAACCAGTATAAGCCCGGGTTATTTTGTGTTTGACTACAGTCTAAGTTCTGGATCGCATTCTGGGGATAACACTACATTCAATGTTTATCCTAATCCTGCTGGTGATATGATACAATTGAATTTTATACCTGTAGATTCAAAAATTATTCTAACGGATGTACTAGGTCATAAAATTATACTTCCTGCTACATCACAACAAATCAACATCAAACATATCCAATCTGGATTATTTCAAATGCAAGCAAAATCAGAAACTGGATTGGTATTGAAAACTTTGGTAAAAATATAA
- a CDS encoding MBL fold metallo-hydrolase — MHIEQLYTKCLAQGAYFISSDGEAAIIDPLREIEPYLNLLNKNKVKLKYIFETHFHADFVSGHLDLSKKTGAQIIYGPTARPAFDCHIAADNEYFSIGKLKLKVLHTPGHTMESVCYLLFDESGHEVCLFSGDTLFLGDVGRPDLAQAGSGYSQEELAGILYDSIYQKLLPLPDHILIYPAHGAGSSCGKNMMQETVDTLKHQKAVNYALNQKSKSDFIREVLDGLGSPPPYFEMNVALNKNGYEAYDELHRKKMKALDIIEFSELQKHNDVIILDTRSADEFCKGFILGSINIGLDGQFAPWVGSILANVTQKIILITCNGREEESILRLARVGFDQVLGYLQGGFQTWNDAGQSIETIHRINASSFEREYNQEDSKIIDIRKESEYNKSHVVHADFKTLDEIPQWLDTLNDSQHQYIYCGGGYRSMIAASMMKAKGLHNFTEIEGGFGAIAKTNIPIFYIA; from the coding sequence ATGCATATTGAGCAATTGTATACAAAATGTTTAGCTCAGGGTGCCTATTTTATTTCAAGTGATGGTGAAGCAGCCATTATTGATCCATTGCGCGAGATAGAACCCTATTTAAATTTATTGAATAAAAATAAGGTCAAGCTCAAATATATTTTTGAAACGCATTTTCATGCGGATTTTGTTTCAGGTCATTTAGATTTATCAAAAAAAACCGGAGCACAAATTATTTATGGACCCACTGCACGTCCAGCATTCGATTGTCATATTGCGGCAGATAACGAGTATTTTTCTATCGGAAAACTCAAACTAAAAGTATTGCATACACCGGGACATACTATGGAATCTGTGTGTTACCTGTTGTTTGATGAATCCGGGCATGAGGTTTGTTTATTTTCTGGAGATACGCTGTTTTTAGGTGATGTCGGTCGCCCTGATCTGGCTCAGGCGGGTAGTGGATATTCACAGGAAGAATTGGCCGGTATACTGTATGATTCTATTTATCAGAAATTATTACCCCTTCCGGATCATATATTGATCTATCCGGCACATGGTGCAGGATCTTCTTGTGGAAAAAACATGATGCAGGAGACTGTGGATACCCTGAAACATCAGAAAGCAGTCAACTATGCATTGAATCAGAAAAGTAAATCAGATTTTATTCGGGAAGTTTTGGATGGTCTTGGTTCGCCACCACCATACTTTGAAATGAATGTAGCTCTGAATAAAAATGGGTATGAGGCCTATGACGAATTGCATCGTAAAAAAATGAAAGCCCTGGATATTATCGAATTTAGCGAACTACAAAAGCACAATGATGTGATTATCTTGGATACGCGAAGTGCAGATGAATTTTGTAAAGGATTTATCTTAGGTTCCATTAATATCGGCTTAGATGGGCAATTTGCTCCCTGGGTAGGAAGTATTTTAGCTAATGTAACTCAGAAAATTATTTTAATAACATGTAATGGTAGAGAAGAAGAAAGTATTCTAAGACTTGCCAGAGTAGGATTTGATCAGGTGCTCGGATATTTACAAGGCGGATTCCAAACATGGAATGATGCAGGTCAAAGTATTGAAACCATCCACAGAATTAATGCTTCATCTTTCGAACGTGAATACAATCAGGAAGATTCTAAGATCATAGATATTCGAAAAGAATCAGAATACAACAAGTCACATGTAGTTCATGCAGATTTCAAAACTTTAGATGAAATACCTCAATGGTTAGATACACTTAATGATTCGCAGCATCAATATATTTATTGCGGAGGTGGTTATCGTAGTATGATTGCCGCATCTATGATGAAAGCTAAAGGATTGCATAATTTTACAGAAATAGAAGGTGGTTTCGGTGCCATTGCAAAAACAAATATTCCTATATTTTATATAGCTTGA
- a CDS encoding T9SS type A sorting domain-containing protein: protein MSPIVHGLIIISFVFSMNTYSLKGQTPVFEYVKAMGGPSTDIGSSVSLDARGNLYTAGSFEETVDFDAGPLSYVLKSNGARDIFITKMDSKGELIWAKNIGGDKSDDGRYMSTDVSGNIYIAGTFQGTVDFDPGPGLFPLTSQNKDDLFILKLNADGNFLWAYQFNASTYIDINALVLDAQNNVYLTGYFNERIDFDFGSSEYYLSPFGQEDIFILKMNASAEFLWARQLGGKSFELVNDLTIDIEGNVITTGQFTGTTDFDPGPDTFQLTTNGIADVFISKINPSGNFVWAKSIGGLAEESGRTLVTDPMGNIYLAGEFHGPVDFDPGSGTRILTPKGSKDLFLLKLTDEGNYIWAQQIGNSTARSSDVTLDKKNDLYLTGIIEGITDLDPGTGIYELGAPNTFSIFTLKLDKNGIFNWAYSIEANPSDVGFQILVDPTLNVYLMSSFTGYVDFDPGSGVENISTNGFNDIFLHKMSQQITATNDFSTIKKLFSYPNPISQTLEVNLESEDTQLDIFNELGTVVHSHYYENKGIYQIDMSKFVNGNYFIMVKEGKKAKGMIKIVKH, encoded by the coding sequence ATGAGCCCTATTGTTCATGGTTTAATTATTATTTCGTTCGTTTTTTCAATGAATACCTATTCACTCAAGGGACAAACACCTGTATTTGAATATGTAAAGGCTATGGGAGGCCCTTCTACTGATATTGGTTCATCGGTTTCTTTGGATGCTAGGGGTAATCTATATACGGCAGGATCATTTGAAGAAACAGTAGATTTTGATGCCGGACCCTTGAGTTATGTACTAAAATCAAATGGTGCCAGGGATATTTTTATCACCAAAATGGATTCTAAAGGTGAACTTATTTGGGCAAAAAATATAGGAGGTGACAAGTCAGACGATGGTCGGTATATGTCTACAGATGTATCCGGGAACATATATATTGCCGGGACTTTTCAAGGTACCGTAGATTTTGATCCGGGACCGGGTTTATTTCCGTTAACCAGTCAGAACAAGGATGATTTATTTATCTTGAAATTAAATGCTGATGGCAATTTTCTGTGGGCTTATCAGTTTAATGCTTCGACTTATATTGATATCAATGCTTTAGTCCTCGATGCCCAAAATAATGTATACCTGACTGGTTACTTCAATGAGCGGATTGATTTTGATTTTGGATCCTCAGAATATTATTTAAGTCCATTCGGACAAGAGGATATTTTTATTTTGAAAATGAATGCGTCAGCTGAGTTTTTATGGGCCCGACAATTGGGTGGGAAGTCCTTTGAATTGGTTAATGATTTAACTATAGATATTGAAGGAAATGTCATAACCACAGGACAATTTACGGGTACTACAGATTTTGATCCCGGACCAGATACATTCCAATTGACTACTAATGGGATAGCGGATGTATTTATTTCTAAAATAAATCCTTCCGGGAATTTTGTTTGGGCAAAAAGCATTGGAGGCTTGGCAGAAGAAAGCGGAAGAACACTTGTAACGGACCCCATGGGAAATATTTATTTGGCTGGCGAATTTCATGGACCTGTTGATTTTGATCCGGGATCAGGTACTAGAATCTTGACCCCAAAGGGAAGTAAAGATTTGTTTTTGCTTAAACTTACCGATGAAGGTAATTACATCTGGGCTCAACAGATAGGAAACAGTACTGCCAGATCTTCTGATGTTACCCTTGATAAAAAAAATGATCTATACCTTACAGGAATCATTGAAGGAATCACAGATCTAGATCCGGGAACAGGGATTTATGAATTAGGAGCGCCCAATACCTTCAGCATTTTTACCCTCAAATTAGATAAAAATGGAATATTTAATTGGGCCTATTCTATTGAAGCCAATCCTTCTGATGTTGGATTTCAAATATTGGTCGATCCTACATTAAATGTTTATCTGATGAGTTCTTTCACCGGGTATGTTGATTTTGATCCTGGGTCTGGAGTAGAAAACATAAGTACCAATGGATTTAACGATATCTTTTTGCATAAAATGAGTCAGCAGATCACAGCAACTAATGACTTTAGCACAATCAAGAAGTTATTCTCTTATCCTAACCCGATAAGCCAAACATTAGAAGTTAATCTTGAGTCTGAAGATACGCAATTGGACATTTTTAATGAATTGGGAACCGTTGTTCACTCGCATTATTATGAAAATAAGGGGATCTATCAAATCGATATGTCTAAATTTGTCAATGGCAACTACTTTATAATGGTCAAAGAAGGCAAGAAAGCCAAGGGTATGATTAAAATTGTTAAACATTGA
- a CDS encoding sigma-70 family RNA polymerase sigma factor: MSGMDEKALVRDCLAGDELACKRLFDQYSPTMMSLCRRYATEQMEAEDCLQEGFIRVFKYLHTWKDEGQLGGWIRQIMVNVCLKQLADLKKLKLSSGYDEVIEVAVDPGPMHSMDYERLSELILTLPQGYRTVFNLSVIEGYSYTEIATMLEIKEVTCRSQLMKAKNFLANKIKTMYPEMSI, from the coding sequence ATGAGTGGTATGGATGAAAAAGCCTTGGTTCGGGACTGTCTCGCAGGAGACGAGTTGGCCTGTAAGCGGCTTTTTGATCAGTATTCACCCACGATGATGTCCTTGTGCAGGCGGTATGCTACCGAACAAATGGAAGCTGAAGATTGCCTACAGGAGGGCTTTATTAGGGTTTTTAAGTATTTGCATACCTGGAAGGACGAAGGACAACTGGGTGGGTGGATCCGACAAATTATGGTCAATGTATGCCTAAAACAGTTGGCTGATCTTAAAAAGCTGAAATTGTCCAGCGGGTATGATGAAGTGATTGAAGTGGCAGTAGATCCGGGGCCCATGCACAGTATGGATTATGAAAGGTTGTCAGAATTGATACTGACCTTACCACAAGGGTATAGAACGGTATTCAATTTAAGTGTTATAGAAGGGTATAGTTATACAGAAATTGCGACTATGCTTGAAATTAAGGAGGTGACTTGTCGATCACAATTGATGAAAGCAAAGAACTTCCTGGCTAATAAAATAAAAACAATGTATCCTGAAATGAGTATATAG
- a CDS encoding aminopeptidase: protein MNWIDKYGELLASYSLYLKPGELVFVRATTLAESLVKSFYKHATKLGAIVEVEWIFEGQQDILLEYGNEDQLKYVNPRSLALIQECNAYILIRAPFQSNKDMAETDPNKVQLLTEANAAFSKIYFERLGNGSLKRSLCQFPTQQGADQANMSLDEYATFIQKACFLDREQPAEHWLDISKMQQGIVDYLNPCKVMRYEHQNWSIEFGVEGRTWINSDGKSNMPSGEVFTSPIEDSVNGTIYFDYPTLMFGKDVQGITLEVKDGVIQSWSANIGQEVLDQVFAIEGTTVFGEAAIGTNPNIQQATKNILFDEKIGGTVHMAVGQSYYQCGGKNKSTIHWDLITNMKNGGSIFADGKKIYENGQFLIH from the coding sequence ATGAACTGGATAGATAAATATGGTGAATTATTAGCTAGTTATTCTTTGTATTTAAAGCCGGGAGAATTGGTGTTTGTAAGAGCCACAACATTAGCAGAGTCTTTGGTGAAATCTTTTTATAAACACGCCACAAAACTGGGAGCAATTGTTGAAGTGGAATGGATATTCGAAGGCCAACAAGATATACTTCTGGAATATGGAAATGAAGATCAATTGAAATATGTGAATCCGCGTAGTTTAGCATTGATCCAGGAATGTAATGCTTATATACTCATACGCGCACCATTCCAATCCAATAAGGATATGGCCGAGACTGATCCCAATAAAGTTCAGTTGTTGACAGAAGCAAATGCTGCCTTTAGTAAAATATATTTTGAGCGATTGGGTAATGGAAGTTTGAAGCGGAGTCTATGTCAGTTTCCAACCCAACAAGGAGCTGATCAGGCCAACATGAGTTTAGATGAGTATGCGACATTTATTCAAAAAGCTTGTTTTTTGGATCGTGAGCAACCGGCTGAGCATTGGTTGGATATTAGCAAAATGCAACAAGGGATTGTTGATTATTTAAATCCTTGTAAGGTGATGCGGTATGAGCACCAAAATTGGAGCATTGAATTTGGTGTAGAAGGAAGAACCTGGATCAATTCAGATGGGAAGTCCAATATGCCATCAGGTGAGGTATTCACGAGTCCTATTGAAGATTCAGTTAACGGTACGATTTATTTTGATTACCCTACATTAATGTTTGGCAAAGACGTTCAGGGTATAACTTTAGAAGTTAAGGACGGTGTGATTCAATCCTGGAGTGCCAACATAGGTCAGGAAGTACTAGATCAGGTTTTTGCTATAGAGGGTACCACGGTTTTTGGTGAAGCTGCCATTGGTACCAATCCGAATATTCAACAAGCGACAAAAAATATATTGTTTGATGAAAAGATTGGTGGAACTGTTCACATGGCTGTAGGACAATCTTATTATCAATGTGGTGGAAAAAACAAGTCAACCATTCATTGGGATTTAATTACGAATATGAAGAATGGTGGTAGTATTTTTGCTGATGGAAAAAAGATTTATGAGAACGGACAATTTTTAATACATTAA
- a CDS encoding T9SS type A sorting domain-containing protein translates to MMNNITNFLILILVSFISKNVYSQTAPFRISLEPINIEGLGGLQSFAFGQHNGKWLLVGGRLDGLHRRQPFASFDQAGHNTQLIVIDPFTKQKWTSPLTSLSTELQDQLSSTNMEFYQEGKYLYLIGGYGYSPTFDDHFTYSRLTAIDVASVIQAVINHSSITPHFRQIIDPQFQVTGGQLEKINNTFYLVGGQKFMGLYNPMGPDHGPGFTQEYSNQIRKFILNDNGDKINIQHLPSITDTAQLHRRDFNVVPQIFPDGGEGLTAFSGVFQTKADLPYLNCVNIDSVTYQPNRNFTQYYNHYHCAKIPLYAAGKHEMHNLFFGGIAQYYDSLGTLVQDNNVPFVKTIARVTRDANGSMAEYKLPIEMPTLLGAGSEFIPNEQLSTYPNGVIKLDDLLDDTTQLGYIFGGISSTAANIFWANEGDLSSASSQLFKVNLIKNKTSAIDNINKHSTGTLKLMVYPNPNDGHMIIEYQLIQSSDVKMILLNHDGKKLEEKIFRNLPAGKHTFNKKIENLSTGGVYYLTIKTKYETAKQKIIVEP, encoded by the coding sequence TGGCTTTTAGTGGGTGGACGATTGGATGGCTTGCATCGCCGACAACCCTTTGCATCATTTGATCAAGCAGGCCATAATACCCAACTTATTGTCATTGATCCGTTCACAAAACAAAAATGGACATCTCCATTGACTTCACTTTCTACAGAATTACAAGATCAACTCTCATCCACCAATATGGAGTTTTATCAGGAAGGAAAATATTTGTATCTTATTGGAGGCTATGGATACAGTCCTACGTTCGACGATCATTTTACATACAGTCGACTTACAGCAATTGATGTAGCTTCTGTAATACAAGCTGTCATCAATCATTCATCGATAACACCACATTTTAGACAGATCATTGACCCACAGTTTCAGGTAACCGGAGGTCAACTCGAAAAAATAAACAACACCTTTTATTTGGTAGGTGGTCAAAAATTTATGGGTTTATACAATCCTATGGGTCCTGATCATGGACCAGGTTTTACTCAAGAATATTCGAACCAGATTCGAAAATTTATACTCAATGATAATGGCGATAAAATAAATATTCAACATTTACCAAGTATTACTGATACCGCTCAATTACACAGACGAGATTTCAATGTAGTGCCCCAAATATTTCCGGATGGAGGTGAAGGTCTAACTGCTTTTTCCGGTGTTTTTCAAACTAAAGCAGATTTGCCATATCTGAATTGTGTAAATATTGATAGTGTAACTTATCAGCCTAATCGGAATTTTACCCAATATTATAATCACTATCATTGTGCTAAAATTCCATTGTATGCCGCAGGCAAGCATGAAATGCATAATCTTTTTTTTGGAGGCATTGCCCAATACTATGATAGTCTCGGCACATTAGTTCAAGACAATAATGTTCCCTTTGTCAAAACCATCGCCAGAGTTACCAGAGACGCTAATGGATCTATGGCAGAATATAAATTACCAATTGAAATGCCTACTTTACTGGGTGCAGGATCAGAGTTTATTCCGAATGAACAGTTGTCAACTTATCCGAATGGTGTTATTAAATTGGATGATTTACTAGATGACACTACCCAACTGGGATATATTTTTGGTGGCATTAGTAGTACTGCGGCAAATATTTTTTGGGCGAATGAAGGTGACCTAAGCTCAGCAAGCAGTCAGTTGTTTAAAGTTAATCTCATTAAAAATAAAACTTCTGCCATAGATAATATCAATAAACATAGCACAGGCACATTAAAACTCATGGTTTATCCTAACCCAAATGATGGCCATATGATCATAGAATATCAATTGATTCAATCATCTGATGTAAAAATGATTTTACTCAATCATGATGGAAAAAAACTAGAAGAAAAAATATTTAGAAATTTACCTGCCGGCAAACATACTTTTAATAAAAAGATTGAAAATCTTTCTACTGGTGGAGTGTACTACTTAACGATTAAAACTAAATATGAAACTGCAAAACAAAAAATAATTGTAGAACCGTAG
- a CDS encoding rhodanese-like domain-containing protein: protein MKWILFLILGGVCLYLFFNMTNVTAQNKPVNMKELLAKKPGKVIDVRTLDEYNQGHYKDAIHLDWNNGDFEKALPTFKSDETYYLYCASGGRSGRAAALLQQKGIKNVTNLGGYSNLK from the coding sequence ATGAAATGGATTTTATTTTTAATATTAGGCGGTGTATGCTTATATTTATTTTTTAATATGACAAATGTAACTGCACAGAATAAACCAGTAAATATGAAAGAATTATTAGCAAAAAAACCAGGAAAAGTTATTGACGTAAGAACCTTGGATGAGTATAATCAAGGGCACTATAAGGATGCTATTCATTTAGATTGGAATAATGGTGACTTTGAAAAAGCTTTACCAACATTTAAAAGTGATGAAACCTATTATTTATATTGTGCCAGTGGCGGAAGAAGTGGCAGAGCTGCAGCATTATTGCAACAAAAAGGTATTAAGAATGTCACCAATCTTGGTGGGTACAGTAATTTAAAATAA
- the hflX gene encoding GTPase HflX, with protein sequence MNSSWNNVIEKKDAKKDVEKAILVGIILPNQSEALIKEHLDELEFLALTAGAKVIKRFVQKLNGPHSSTYIGKGKVEEIVEYMEHFPADMVIFDDDLSGKQQNILEEALKVKIIDRSFIILDIFASRAQSAQARTQVELAQLQYIYPRLRGMWSHLERQRGGIGMRGPGEQEIETDRRIVKEKIAFLKKKLEKIDLQNVTQRKNRDEMIRVSLIGYTNVGKSTLMNLLSKSDVFAENKLFATLDTTVRKVVINAMPFLLSDTVGFIRKLPHHLIESFKSTLDEVRESDLLLHVIDVSHPQYVDQINTVLETLKSIGVNDKPMIMVLNKIDSYRELYFDDLLDQRTKKEIEQELITNLQIKFSYPIQIISAKSNENIDALTKLLKEHVAKLYMIRYPYKTKQW encoded by the coding sequence ATGAATTCATCCTGGAACAATGTCATTGAGAAAAAAGACGCAAAGAAAGATGTTGAAAAAGCTATCTTAGTTGGCATTATACTTCCAAATCAATCTGAAGCACTCATCAAAGAACACCTGGATGAATTGGAATTTCTAGCCTTGACCGCTGGTGCGAAAGTCATCAAACGATTCGTTCAGAAATTAAATGGACCTCATTCCAGTACTTACATTGGTAAGGGTAAGGTAGAAGAAATTGTGGAATATATGGAACATTTTCCTGCGGACATGGTCATATTTGACGATGATCTAAGTGGAAAACAACAAAATATATTAGAGGAAGCATTAAAGGTCAAAATTATAGACCGGAGCTTTATAATTCTGGATATTTTCGCGAGTCGCGCACAATCTGCCCAAGCCAGAACTCAAGTTGAATTAGCCCAACTTCAATACATCTATCCAAGATTGAGGGGAATGTGGTCGCATTTGGAACGACAACGAGGTGGAATCGGGATGCGCGGACCCGGTGAGCAAGAAATTGAAACAGATCGCCGGATCGTTAAAGAAAAAATTGCTTTCCTAAAAAAGAAATTAGAAAAAATTGATTTACAAAATGTAACTCAACGAAAAAACCGCGATGAAATGATTCGCGTTTCATTGATTGGTTATACGAATGTTGGTAAATCTACCTTGATGAATTTATTGAGTAAATCAGATGTGTTTGCCGAGAATAAATTGTTTGCCACATTAGATACCACAGTCAGGAAAGTAGTGATAAATGCCATGCCATTTTTACTTTCAGATACGGTAGGATTTATTCGCAAGCTTCCACATCATTTGATTGAAAGTTTTAAATCTACGCTGGATGAAGTTCGTGAAAGCGATTTGTTATTGCATGTTATTGATGTGTCGCACCCACAATATGTTGATCAAATCAATACCGTGTTGGAAACACTAAAAAGTATTGGCGTGAATGATAAACCGATGATCATGGTATTGAATAAAATAGATTCGTATCGTGAATTGTATTTCGATGACTTATTGGATCAACGCACTAAAAAAGAAATCGAACAAGAACTCATCACTAACCTTCAAATCAAATTCAGTTATCCCATTCAGATTATTTCTGCTAAGTCTAATGAAAATATCGATGCATTAACTAAGCTTCTAAAGGAACATGTAGCGAAATTGTATATGATTCGATATCCTTATAAAACTAAACAATGGTAA
- the def gene encoding peptide deformylase — translation MVLPIYLYGYPVLKQKASPITKDYPNLKDVITNMWETMYFAKGVGLAAPQVGLGIRLFIVDTMPYYEEKNPEKGIKMVFINPTIIEEYGPEWPFEEGCLSIPNIHAEVERTTHLRIKYLDEQFNAHEMVFDEMNARVIQHEYDHIEGILFVEKIKPVRRQLIQRKLEKIRKGNCDAKYPVKFLQ, via the coding sequence ATGGTTTTACCCATTTACTTGTATGGATATCCCGTGCTTAAACAAAAAGCAAGTCCAATAACTAAGGATTATCCTAATCTCAAAGATGTCATCACCAATATGTGGGAAACTATGTATTTCGCTAAAGGCGTTGGTCTAGCTGCTCCACAGGTCGGTCTTGGAATTCGATTATTTATCGTAGATACGATGCCCTATTATGAAGAAAAAAATCCTGAAAAAGGTATCAAAATGGTGTTTATCAATCCTACCATTATTGAAGAATATGGACCGGAATGGCCTTTTGAAGAAGGATGTCTCTCCATTCCCAACATTCATGCCGAGGTAGAACGCACCACTCATCTAAGAATCAAATATCTGGATGAACAGTTTAATGCACATGAAATGGTTTTTGATGAAATGAATGCACGTGTCATTCAACATGAATATGATCATATCGAAGGTATATTATTCGTTGAGAAAATCAAACCCGTCCGACGACAATTAATTCAAAGAAAATTAGAAAAAATTAGAAAAGGAAACTGTGATGCTAAATATCCAGTTAAATTTTTACAATAA
- a CDS encoding sulfite exporter TauE/SafE family protein: MGILSVLGALFMGLLLGLLGAGGGILTVPILVYWVGVDGYTASAYSLFVVFVTAFVGAVSHIIRKTILIQALFKFGIPSLVSVFISRAFILPLIPNTIFSFGDWEFTKNHLILFLLSLVMIWSSVSMIRSQPATSDGKKVSSLRIIMAGLVVGLITGVLGAGGGFVLIPTMVKLLNISIKQAIGTSLSIICINTGIGFFIYSRTAHDIDWHLLSWFTALAILGILLGGYLAKWVPDQKLKPIFGWFVLTVGIFIFVKELFLQ; encoded by the coding sequence ATGGGAATCTTGTCTGTTCTGGGAGCTTTATTTATGGGTTTGCTTTTGGGCCTGTTAGGTGCAGGCGGAGGTATCCTGACCGTACCCATATTGGTATACTGGGTTGGGGTCGATGGTTATACTGCGAGTGCTTATTCTTTATTTGTGGTTTTTGTTACTGCTTTTGTTGGAGCGGTAAGTCATATCATTAGAAAAACGATATTAATTCAAGCCTTATTCAAATTCGGAATACCATCTTTGGTAAGTGTATTTATAAGCAGAGCATTTATATTACCATTAATTCCAAATACCATTTTTTCTTTTGGTGATTGGGAATTTACCAAAAATCACTTAATTCTTTTTCTATTAAGCTTGGTGATGATTTGGTCTTCGGTTAGTATGATTCGATCTCAACCTGCCACATCCGATGGGAAAAAAGTGAGTAGCCTGAGAATCATAATGGCCGGTCTTGTAGTAGGATTGATTACAGGTGTTTTGGGCGCTGGTGGTGGTTTCGTGTTAATTCCTACGATGGTTAAATTATTGAATATTTCTATAAAACAAGCCATAGGTACCTCGTTAAGTATCATTTGTATCAATACCGGAATAGGTTTTTTTATATATTCCCGAACAGCACACGATATTGATTGGCATTTATTGAGTTGGTTTACCGCTTTGGCCATTTTGGGTATCCTCTTAGGTGGATATTTAGCAAAATGGGTACCTGATCAAAAATTAAAACCTATTTTTGGTTGGTTTGTCTTAACAGTGGGTATCTTTATATTCGTAAAAGAATTATTTTTGCAATAG